A genomic region of bacterium contains the following coding sequences:
- a CDS encoding LCP family protein has product MMRRRRARKRTWRQLLVVLAGLLVFVAAVGGAAGLGIVKSQVSQIPRVSVGLSLDLVGTSVDPEAVGPSEALNFLLVGIDNAAGIDPDSPIHIDRDVNTLLTDSVILVRIDPEADRVAMLSIPRDLWVPIAGRGWSERVNTARGIGGPGTLIETVSEFLGVPVHHYVEINFAGFLRIVNAVDGVPVEIAQPIRDDSLGLRIEQSGVITLDPDTALAYVRTRRPLTLKEGGNPANDDDWVRLGVWNDLERNQRQQEFMVATLKRAVEKGIRNPLNLRRVANELLDDDNPSITLDDRITVGQLVDLGDEFRSFQVDQIERYRLPVVDATIDGKQVLLLLEEEAQPLLEFFQAGSLAGVRVRLLNGTSSGTVAGVEAALERAGFSVVDRGNADRFDVARTAVRYTEAAENEAETLARYLEPPPLLELVAEIEGADVELVVGADYSGVAESPRDSAS; this is encoded by the coding sequence ATGATGCGCAGGCGAAGAGCACGCAAGCGAACCTGGAGGCAGCTGCTGGTGGTATTGGCCGGTCTGCTGGTGTTTGTGGCCGCGGTGGGTGGGGCAGCCGGATTGGGCATAGTGAAATCCCAGGTCAGCCAGATACCCCGGGTGTCGGTGGGGTTGTCTTTGGACTTGGTGGGAACGTCGGTTGACCCCGAAGCAGTCGGCCCTTCTGAGGCCCTGAACTTTCTCTTGGTGGGGATCGACAACGCGGCGGGAATCGACCCCGACAGTCCCATCCACATCGATCGGGACGTGAACACCCTGCTGACCGACTCGGTGATCCTGGTGCGCATTGACCCCGAGGCCGACCGGGTGGCCATGCTGTCGATTCCCCGCGACCTCTGGGTGCCCATAGCCGGCAGGGGATGGAGCGAGCGGGTGAACACCGCTCGGGGCATCGGCGGACCCGGAACCTTGATCGAGACGGTGTCGGAGTTCCTGGGAGTGCCCGTCCACCACTACGTGGAGATCAACTTCGCGGGGTTTCTGCGAATTGTGAATGCCGTCGACGGGGTGCCGGTGGAGATTGCCCAACCCATTCGGGATGACTCGCTGGGGCTGCGAATCGAGCAGTCCGGCGTGATCACCCTCGATCCCGACACCGCACTGGCCTATGTGCGAACCCGTCGGCCGCTGACGCTGAAAGAGGGGGGCAATCCGGCGAACGACGACGATTGGGTGCGGCTCGGCGTGTGGAATGACCTGGAGCGCAATCAGCGCCAACAGGAGTTCATGGTGGCCACGCTCAAGCGGGCGGTGGAGAAGGGCATCCGCAACCCCCTCAACCTGCGCAGGGTGGCCAACGAACTGCTGGACGACGACAATCCCAGCATCACGTTGGACGACCGCATCACCGTGGGACAGCTCGTGGACCTGGGCGACGAGTTCCGATCATTCCAAGTGGACCAGATCGAGCGCTACCGGCTTCCGGTTGTGGACGCCACAATCGACGGCAAGCAGGTGCTGTTGTTGCTGGAGGAGGAAGCCCAGCCATTGCTGGAGTTCTTCCAGGCCGGGAGCCTGGCCGGCGTGCGGGTGCGGTTGTTGAACGGCACAAGCTCGGGCACCGTCGCCGGGGTGGAAGCGGCTTTGGAGCGGGCCGGTTTCTCCGTGGTCGACCGAGGCAATGCCGACCGGTTTGATGTGGCCAGAACCGCCGTGCGCTATACCGAGGCGGCAGAAAATGAGGCAGAGACGCTGGCCCGATACCTTGAGCCCCCGCCGCTGCTCGAATTGGTGGCCGAGATCGAAGGGGCTGATGTGGAGTTGGTGGTGGGCGCTGACTATTCCGGAGTGGCGGAAAGCCCTCGAGATTCGGCTTCCTGA
- a CDS encoding glycosyltransferase family 1 protein has translation MDSTGLENHTVSVGVNLLWLRPGRVGGSEDYAVRLLSAIPPDAPVRLTLFAPRGFARAHRGLAERHEVVTPRVGSLRPLRILIENTWLAAQCRRRNLDVVHHFGGTVPFVGVKPAVVTIHDLQPLDHPKRFGLVKRLYLRVMLPWSARRAETIVTVSEFCRRRLVERLKVDPQRVAVVPAPVDTSSADSDMPLAAAAPDLASPFVLYPALTYPHKNHEVLLRALARLAADGVDVALVISGGPGPLDAKLDHLADKLGVGGRWHRLGRIPRAVLDGLYRQAVAVVFPSKYEGYGLPVVEAMARGCPVVAADAGALPEVVGSGGRLLDPDDAESWAEAIGELMGDSGARQTLSEAGAFRVGELAEFDPGTELCDLYGQMAAQ, from the coding sequence ATGGACTCGACGGGGCTTGAGAACCACACCGTCTCCGTTGGCGTGAACCTGCTGTGGTTGCGACCGGGCCGAGTGGGAGGTTCTGAGGACTATGCGGTGAGGCTGCTATCGGCCATTCCGCCGGATGCGCCGGTGCGGCTGACCTTGTTCGCGCCTCGGGGGTTTGCCAGGGCCCATCGGGGGCTGGCCGAGCGCCACGAGGTGGTGACGCCGCGGGTGGGAAGTCTGCGACCGCTTCGGATTCTCATCGAGAACACCTGGCTGGCCGCCCAATGCCGTCGGCGCAATCTGGATGTGGTCCACCACTTCGGGGGCACTGTTCCCTTTGTGGGCGTGAAGCCCGCGGTGGTGACCATTCACGACTTGCAGCCCTTGGACCATCCCAAGCGCTTCGGCTTGGTCAAGCGGCTGTACCTTCGAGTGATGCTGCCGTGGTCGGCACGCCGAGCCGAGACGATCGTCACCGTGAGCGAGTTCTGCCGCCGCCGCCTGGTGGAGCGCTTGAAGGTGGATCCCCAGCGAGTCGCCGTCGTTCCCGCTCCTGTCGACACCTCCTCGGCTGACTCGGACATGCCCCTGGCCGCGGCGGCGCCCGACTTGGCCAGCCCGTTCGTGCTGTATCCGGCGTTGACCTACCCCCACAAGAACCACGAGGTGCTGCTGCGGGCCCTGGCCCGTTTGGCCGCCGACGGGGTGGACGTGGCCTTGGTTATTTCTGGAGGGCCCGGACCGCTGGATGCCAAGCTCGACCATCTTGCCGACAAGCTCGGAGTGGGAGGCCGGTGGCACCGGTTGGGTCGCATTCCTCGAGCCGTCTTGGACGGCTTGTATCGACAGGCCGTGGCCGTGGTGTTCCCCTCAAAGTACGAGGGATATGGCCTTCCGGTGGTGGAGGCCATGGCCCGGGGCTGTCCGGTGGTGGCGGCCGATGCCGGAGCTCTGCCCGAGGTGGTGGGTTCGGGGGGGCGCTTGCTGGACCCCGACGACGCTGAATCGTGGGCTGAGGCGATCGGCGAGCTTATGGGCGATTCCGGCGCCCGCCAGACTTTGAGCGAGGCGGGGGCGTTCCGGGTTGGCGAGTTGGCCGAGTTCGATCCGGGAACGGAGCTGTGCGATTTGTACGGCCAGATGGCGGCACAGTGA
- a CDS encoding GDP-L-fucose synthase: MSSFWEGKRVLITGGTGFLGQAVCRLLNQAEPALMAAPSSADYNLCGADDARRLLADTQPDVVIHLAARVGGIGANQERPADLYLDNLLMGTNIIEQCRLAGTDRLVVVGTICSYPKFTKVPFAEDSLWNGYPEETNAPYGIAKLAQLVQLQANREQHGQQGIYLMPTNLYGPGDKFHPSVSHVIPALMKKCVDAVDAGDDSIQVWGTGTASREFLYVDDAAQGILLAAEHYLGAEPVNLGANQEIAVKELVEDIAEVTGFAGRIEWDSSRPDGQPRRCVDPSRAKELFGFTASTPFAEGLLRTYQWYLANRQEAESRGLSATPE; the protein is encoded by the coding sequence ATGAGCAGCTTCTGGGAGGGAAAGCGGGTTCTGATCACCGGAGGCACCGGATTCTTGGGCCAAGCAGTATGCCGACTGCTCAACCAGGCAGAACCTGCACTGATGGCCGCCCCCTCCAGCGCCGACTACAACCTGTGCGGCGCCGACGATGCTCGGAGGCTCTTGGCCGACACCCAGCCCGACGTGGTCATCCATCTGGCCGCCCGGGTGGGAGGCATCGGGGCCAACCAGGAGCGTCCTGCCGACCTCTACCTTGACAACCTGCTCATGGGCACCAACATCATCGAGCAGTGCCGACTTGCGGGTACCGACCGGCTGGTTGTCGTCGGCACCATCTGCTCCTATCCCAAATTCACGAAGGTACCATTTGCGGAGGACTCCCTCTGGAATGGGTACCCCGAGGAGACCAACGCTCCCTACGGGATCGCCAAGCTGGCCCAACTCGTACAGCTTCAGGCCAATCGGGAACAGCACGGCCAGCAGGGCATCTACCTGATGCCCACCAACCTGTACGGTCCCGGAGACAAGTTCCACCCGTCGGTCTCCCATGTCATTCCCGCCCTCATGAAGAAGTGCGTTGACGCGGTGGATGCGGGGGACGACAGCATCCAGGTTTGGGGAACCGGCACGGCCAGCCGGGAGTTCCTTTACGTGGACGACGCGGCCCAGGGCATCCTGCTGGCTGCCGAGCACTATCTAGGGGCAGAGCCGGTAAACCTGGGGGCCAACCAGGAGATCGCGGTCAAGGAACTGGTTGAGGACATAGCCGAGGTCACCGGATTCGCCGGCCGGATCGAGTGGGATTCGTCCCGGCCCGACGGTCAACCCCGCCGCTGCGTCGATCCCAGCCGAGCCAAGGAGCTGTTCGGGTTCACAGCCTCCACCCCGTTCGCCGAAGGACTGCTCCGCACCTACCAGTGGTACTTGGCCAACCGTCAGGAAGCCGAATCTCGAGGGCTTTCCGCCACTCCGGAATAG
- a CDS encoding DEAD/DEAH box helicase family protein: MSEAVWDPAIDPVLCSPYHRPDLHWSLDDTGRAERGQPPVMGRRLPIRISVPEDQKSGQQQTLHLEDRKVNQTVEMVRDEVDRWRDDGYPGTTAATRRLLHHWTDPQAMIHRLFFAQVEAAETLIWLREVATRQNPIRRELEAEARKHNDGIVRLCAKMATGTGKTAVMGMVIAWQTLNAARSTRTRNIMHTDRFVVFAPGHTVRERLGVLLPSDPNNVYDDMGIVPHDMRQDLNRAKVRVVNFQAFTQKDLINDGPARKLLGKGRGDDVESWEAAVGRVLGDLIAGAERSGVCVINDEAHHCYLPPERKRAKADQDEDRRAAVWFNAIRALRDMGVLGRVDAGLGQAHPVLDFSATPLWIDTASKSEPEQFQWVASDFGLMDAIESGLVKVPRVPIDDDSTRDETVWRRLHQNTQPKKLPEWFAAPDNAGRLPEALGGAVAAVIEDWKRTLKVWQGDTEREREREREREESAHTSSRHLRGGQHPQRHCALRAPRREDRCRRYRPTRRVRGAVQCRRARQLA; encoded by the coding sequence GTGAGTGAGGCCGTTTGGGATCCGGCGATTGACCCGGTGCTGTGCTCGCCGTATCACCGGCCTGATCTGCACTGGTCGCTCGACGACACCGGACGGGCCGAGCGGGGCCAGCCGCCAGTAATGGGCCGCCGCCTGCCGATACGCATAAGCGTCCCCGAAGACCAGAAGTCAGGTCAACAGCAGACACTCCATCTGGAAGACCGCAAGGTTAATCAGACAGTGGAGATGGTGCGAGACGAAGTGGACCGGTGGCGTGACGACGGCTACCCGGGCACTACCGCCGCCACCCGGCGGCTCTTACACCACTGGACCGATCCTCAGGCCATGATTCACCGTCTGTTCTTCGCCCAAGTAGAGGCGGCGGAAACGCTCATCTGGCTGAGGGAAGTAGCCACCCGCCAGAATCCGATCCGGCGGGAGTTGGAGGCCGAGGCCCGCAAGCACAACGACGGGATAGTGCGGCTGTGCGCCAAGATGGCCACCGGCACGGGCAAGACGGCGGTGATGGGCATGGTGATCGCCTGGCAGACCCTGAACGCGGCCCGATCAACCCGCACCCGCAACATCATGCATACCGACCGGTTCGTCGTGTTCGCCCCCGGTCACACTGTGCGGGAACGGCTCGGGGTGCTCCTACCCTCGGACCCAAACAACGTGTACGACGACATGGGCATTGTCCCCCACGACATGCGCCAAGACCTGAACCGGGCCAAAGTGCGGGTGGTGAACTTCCAGGCCTTCACCCAGAAAGACCTGATAAACGACGGGCCAGCCCGTAAGTTGCTGGGCAAGGGCCGGGGCGACGATGTGGAGTCGTGGGAAGCGGCGGTGGGGCGGGTGCTGGGCGATCTCATTGCCGGTGCGGAGCGCAGTGGAGTGTGCGTGATAAACGACGAGGCCCACCACTGCTATCTGCCCCCAGAGCGAAAGCGGGCCAAGGCCGATCAAGACGAGGACCGGCGGGCCGCGGTGTGGTTCAACGCCATCCGGGCGCTACGAGATATGGGAGTGCTGGGCCGGGTAGACGCTGGACTCGGCCAGGCCCATCCGGTGCTGGACTTCTCAGCCACGCCATTGTGGATCGACACCGCCAGCAAGTCCGAACCCGAGCAGTTCCAGTGGGTGGCCTCCGACTTCGGCCTGATGGATGCCATCGAATCGGGTTTGGTGAAGGTGCCCCGAGTGCCCATCGACGACGACAGCACCCGAGATGAAACCGTATGGCGCCGGCTGCACCAGAACACCCAGCCCAAGAAGCTGCCCGAATGGTTTGCAGCCCCCGACAACGCCGGACGCCTTCCCGAAGCCCTTGGCGGGGCCGTGGCCGCGGTGATCGAAGACTGGAAGCGCACATTGAAGGTCTGGCAGGGCGATACGGAGAGAGAGAGAGAGAGAGAGAGAGAGAGAGAGGAATCAGCCCACACCTCCAGTCGTCATCTTCGTGGTGGACAACATCCGCAACGCCACTGCGCTCTACGAGCACCTCGCCGGGAAGATCGATGCCGACGGTACCGCCCGACCCGGCGCGTACGCGGAGCTGTCCAATGTCGACGAGCACGGCAACTGGCATAG
- the cofD gene encoding 2-phospho-L-lactate transferase: MTPSVVTLAGGVGAAKLLTGLIRAHPPHDLLAVVNTADDIVLHGLHVSPDLDTVVYTLAGAVNPDTGWGLAGETWQAMDALDRYGGITWFRLGDRDLATHLYRTHRMGQGADLATVTAEIAAAWDLELTVLPVTNDRIETRVTTADEGEIGFQDYFVRRRHNVAVSAVRVAGSERARPAPGLLEALAAARLIVIAPSNPIVSIGPVLEVPGVRQAVADRRDAVVAVSPIVGGAALKGPADRLMRELGHECSVVGVARLYRDVAATLVIDEADAHLADDVETVGVACVVAPTIMDDIEAATDLARVVLGCSAEGAQT; the protein is encoded by the coding sequence TTGACCCCAAGTGTGGTCACGCTTGCTGGAGGGGTGGGGGCGGCCAAGCTGCTCACCGGATTGATCCGAGCTCACCCGCCCCACGACCTGCTGGCGGTGGTCAACACCGCCGACGACATCGTGCTGCACGGCCTCCATGTGAGCCCCGACTTGGACACAGTGGTGTACACGCTGGCCGGAGCGGTCAACCCCGACACCGGCTGGGGTTTGGCTGGCGAGACCTGGCAGGCCATGGACGCCTTGGACCGCTACGGCGGGATCACCTGGTTCCGCCTCGGCGACCGCGACCTGGCCACCCACCTGTACCGGACCCACCGAATGGGCCAAGGGGCTGATCTGGCCACGGTCACCGCCGAGATCGCCGCCGCCTGGGATTTGGAGCTGACCGTGTTGCCGGTGACCAACGATCGGATTGAGACCAGGGTCACCACCGCCGACGAAGGCGAGATCGGCTTTCAGGACTACTTCGTGCGCCGCCGCCACAACGTGGCCGTATCTGCGGTTCGGGTGGCCGGGTCGGAGCGGGCCCGGCCTGCTCCGGGGCTCCTCGAGGCCTTGGCTGCGGCCCGGCTCATTGTCATCGCCCCCTCCAATCCCATCGTGTCCATCGGACCGGTGCTGGAAGTACCCGGCGTGCGCCAAGCGGTAGCCGACCGCCGGGACGCGGTGGTGGCGGTTTCGCCCATCGTGGGCGGGGCCGCCCTCAAGGGCCCCGCCGACCGGCTCATGCGAGAGCTCGGCCATGAATGCTCGGTGGTGGGAGTGGCCCGGCTGTACCGGGATGTGGCGGCCACGCTGGTGATAGACGAGGCCGACGCCCACTTGGCCGACGACGTCGAGACGGTGGGCGTGGCCTGCGTGGTGGCCCCGACCATCATGGACGACATAGAAGCGGCGACTGACCTGGCCCGAGTTGTCCTGGGATGCTCGGCGGAGGGAGCCCAAACATGA
- a CDS encoding glycosyltransferase family 1 protein gives MRVAITLEQCWHTVPGGTATAALGCVEALGRLAAPPETVGVSAWHRNPPEEPFIPSVPVAQLRLPRAALYRCWHKMRRPPIQRATGPVDAIHATGMAVPPRTAPLVVTVNDLAFLRHPDHFTARGVRFFEQSLELARNDADIVVCPSQHTADDCLKAGIGSDRVRIVPYWVDDCLAPPQEAEGARQRFGLAERFVLWVGTAEPRKNLSGLLEAWQTLDRSAEQLVLAGPAGWKSNLNDDLPTSIRRLGFVSEADKRALMRAAAVVCYPSLTEGFGLPVLEAMVQETPVITSATGATAEVAGAAGVLVDPLRPQAIADALAGLLDSPEEAFRLGQRGRERARAEFTWQRTARGLLDVYQEVVD, from the coding sequence GTGAGAGTGGCAATCACCCTGGAGCAGTGCTGGCATACAGTGCCGGGGGGGACGGCAACCGCAGCACTGGGATGTGTGGAAGCCCTCGGGCGCCTGGCCGCGCCGCCCGAGACGGTGGGCGTCTCGGCCTGGCACCGGAATCCTCCTGAAGAGCCGTTCATTCCCAGCGTGCCCGTGGCCCAGCTTCGATTGCCCCGGGCCGCCCTGTATCGCTGCTGGCACAAGATGCGGCGGCCCCCAATACAGCGGGCAACCGGACCAGTAGACGCAATCCACGCCACCGGAATGGCGGTGCCCCCCCGGACCGCCCCGCTGGTGGTGACGGTCAACGACCTGGCATTTCTGCGCCATCCCGATCACTTCACGGCGCGAGGCGTGAGGTTTTTCGAGCAGTCGCTGGAACTGGCCCGAAACGACGCCGACATCGTGGTGTGCCCGTCGCAACACACCGCGGATGACTGCCTGAAAGCGGGAATAGGCTCGGACAGGGTGCGCATAGTCCCGTACTGGGTCGACGACTGTCTCGCGCCGCCTCAGGAAGCCGAGGGGGCGCGACAGCGGTTTGGCCTGGCCGAGAGGTTCGTGCTTTGGGTGGGAACCGCGGAGCCCCGCAAGAACCTCAGCGGATTGCTGGAGGCGTGGCAGACGCTGGACCGTTCCGCCGAACAGTTGGTATTAGCCGGCCCGGCGGGGTGGAAGTCGAACTTGAACGATGATCTGCCGACTTCGATCCGGCGACTGGGGTTTGTGTCCGAGGCTGACAAGCGGGCGCTGATGCGGGCCGCCGCGGTGGTGTGCTATCCGAGCCTGACCGAGGGCTTCGGCTTGCCGGTGCTGGAGGCGATGGTGCAAGAGACGCCGGTGATCACCTCGGCGACGGGGGCCACCGCGGAAGTGGCCGGTGCGGCCGGGGTGCTGGTGGACCCCCTTCGACCGCAGGCAATCGCCGATGCGCTGGCCGGGTTGCTCGACAGCCCCGAAGAGGCCTTCCGTTTGGGACAGCGGGGCCGGGAGCGGGCCAGGGCCGAGTTCACCTGGCAGCGCACCGCTCGGGGGCTCCTCGACGTCTACCAAGAGGTCGTGGATTGA
- the cofE gene encoding coenzyme F420-0:L-glutamate ligase, with the protein MRLEIFGVEGLPEIEAGDDLAGMIAEAADLADGDVVVVTQKIVSKAENAMVAVDPDDPLSHKPVVEQESVRVLRRRGDLVISETKHGFVCANAGVDRSNVDSNQAALLPDDPDRSARRIRDGIRARSEVEVGVIVSDTFGRPWRRGVADVAIGVAGVRPILDLRGTPDAMGRELQMTEVAVVDELAAAAELVMGKTENVPVAVIRGIDPAWLGPGSIQADLVRPPGEDLFR; encoded by the coding sequence ATGAGGCTCGAGATTTTCGGTGTGGAGGGTTTGCCGGAGATCGAGGCGGGAGACGACTTGGCTGGGATGATTGCCGAAGCGGCCGACCTGGCCGACGGTGACGTGGTGGTGGTCACCCAGAAGATCGTCTCCAAGGCCGAGAACGCCATGGTCGCGGTGGACCCCGACGACCCCTTGTCGCACAAGCCGGTGGTGGAGCAGGAGTCGGTGCGGGTGCTTCGGCGGCGGGGCGATCTCGTCATCAGCGAGACAAAGCACGGATTTGTCTGCGCCAACGCCGGGGTCGACCGGTCCAACGTGGACTCCAACCAGGCCGCCCTTCTGCCCGACGATCCCGACCGCTCGGCCCGAAGGATTCGCGACGGGATCAGGGCCCGTTCCGAAGTGGAGGTGGGGGTGATCGTGTCCGACACCTTCGGGCGGCCCTGGCGGCGGGGGGTGGCCGATGTGGCTATTGGCGTGGCCGGGGTCCGGCCCATTCTCGACCTGAGGGGCACTCCCGACGCAATGGGAAGGGAGCTCCAGATGACCGAGGTGGCCGTCGTGGACGAGCTGGCTGCGGCGGCCGAGCTGGTCATGGGCAAGACCGAGAACGTCCCAGTGGCCGTTATCCGGGGGATTGACCCGGCCTGGCTCGGCCCTGGGAGCATCCAAGCGGACTTGGTACGCCCTCCAGGCGAAGACCTTTTTCGCTAG
- a CDS encoding NDP-sugar synthase codes for MDAVVLVGGFGTRLRPLTLTRPKQMLPVVDRPMIEHVVGRLGEQGITRAVLSLGYRPDAFEAAYPQHRCAGVELFYAVEPEPLDTAGAIAFAARMAEVGDTFIAVNGDVIHQFPLADLLSLHRRCNALATIALAPVADPSRFGVVVCEPDGRVREFVEKPPFGQAPSNQINVGIYALEPTALDSVAEGARASIEREVFPQLVDRGGMYALAWDGFWVDTGTPEAYLEVQKALSDGGWVDATAEIASDAAVEGSIVMEGAVVASGASVIDSALLPGARVGQGAVVERSIVGYGAEIGARARLSDLSVVGDDVVVPSSAVLNGERVPAD; via the coding sequence ATGGACGCGGTTGTTCTGGTCGGCGGATTCGGTACCAGACTTCGGCCTCTGACGCTGACCCGCCCCAAGCAGATGCTTCCAGTTGTCGACCGGCCCATGATCGAGCATGTGGTGGGGCGTCTGGGTGAGCAGGGGATCACTCGAGCGGTTCTGTCTCTTGGATATCGGCCGGACGCATTCGAGGCCGCCTATCCCCAGCATCGCTGCGCCGGGGTGGAGCTGTTCTACGCAGTGGAGCCCGAACCGTTGGACACCGCCGGGGCCATCGCCTTCGCGGCTCGGATGGCCGAGGTAGGTGACACATTCATCGCCGTGAACGGCGATGTGATCCACCAGTTTCCCCTTGCTGATCTGTTGTCACTGCACCGCCGGTGCAATGCGCTGGCCACCATCGCGCTGGCGCCGGTGGCCGACCCTTCCCGCTTCGGTGTGGTGGTGTGCGAGCCTGACGGCCGGGTGCGTGAATTCGTGGAGAAGCCCCCGTTCGGCCAGGCCCCCAGCAACCAGATCAACGTTGGGATATACGCCTTGGAGCCCACCGCGCTGGACTCGGTGGCCGAGGGGGCCCGGGCGTCCATCGAACGGGAAGTGTTTCCGCAACTGGTGGATAGGGGGGGAATGTATGCCTTGGCATGGGACGGTTTCTGGGTGGATACCGGGACACCGGAGGCCTATCTGGAAGTACAGAAGGCTTTGTCTGATGGCGGCTGGGTCGACGCGACGGCTGAGATTGCATCCGATGCTGCGGTTGAAGGCTCGATCGTGATGGAGGGTGCAGTCGTTGCTTCGGGGGCATCGGTCATCGACTCTGCGTTGCTTCCCGGTGCCCGCGTAGGCCAGGGAGCGGTGGTCGAGCGCTCCATCGTGGGCTATGGGGCGGAGATCGGCGCCCGAGCCCGTCTCAGTGATCTGTCGGTGGTGGGAGATGACGTTGTCGTGCCCTCATCTGCGGTCTTGAACGGCGAGCGGGTGCCAGCGGACTAG
- a CDS encoding glycosyltransferase family 4 protein, which produces MSEQPLSILVLCPHYEPDTAPTGEVMTSICEQWTARGHRVEIITSLPWYRDHAVAEGWKGRLVRSQEEPWGRIRRWHPFPSNKGRLMARGAGFAGFTALAGIDAAIAAGRCDVVFAMSPPITLGVAGRAAAWRGRAPLVFNVQDVFPDAAVETGVLRRARVAAAASRLERWVYRRAAAVTVLSEGMAENVRAKLGSGVDPDKVVVIPNTADAGRIRPADRLNSYRADLGLKDADSTVVMYAGNLGHSQPLEMVVAAAQRFADQGRADVQFVVNGDGVARATVAAAAERLDNLHLVGWQPPERLGEVLAAADLHLVLLRAGLGTTSVPSKVYSVLAAGRPVLASVDRGSEVERLLADSGAGHTVDPDDSDAFCAALAEMVADRDGLAEMGRRGRSFAAQAEGPQEIADRYLDLFGKLVD; this is translated from the coding sequence ATGAGCGAGCAACCGCTGTCCATCCTGGTGCTTTGTCCGCACTATGAGCCCGACACTGCCCCCACGGGGGAGGTGATGACCTCCATTTGCGAACAGTGGACGGCCCGCGGCCACCGGGTGGAGATCATCACCAGCCTTCCGTGGTATCGGGACCACGCGGTGGCCGAGGGTTGGAAGGGGCGGCTGGTCCGCTCCCAGGAGGAGCCGTGGGGGCGAATCCGGCGTTGGCACCCGTTTCCCTCCAACAAGGGGCGGCTGATGGCCCGAGGGGCCGGGTTTGCCGGGTTCACCGCGCTGGCCGGCATTGATGCTGCGATTGCGGCCGGCCGCTGCGATGTGGTGTTCGCCATGTCGCCCCCCATCACCCTGGGCGTTGCGGGGCGGGCGGCCGCCTGGCGGGGGAGGGCGCCTTTGGTGTTCAACGTGCAGGATGTTTTTCCCGACGCCGCGGTGGAGACCGGCGTGCTGCGCCGCGCCCGAGTGGCGGCTGCGGCCTCTCGACTGGAGCGCTGGGTGTACCGGCGGGCCGCGGCGGTCACTGTTCTGTCGGAGGGCATGGCTGAGAACGTGAGGGCCAAGCTGGGCTCCGGCGTCGACCCGGACAAGGTGGTGGTAATCCCCAACACAGCCGACGCAGGGCGCATCAGGCCGGCGGATCGCCTCAATTCGTATCGGGCCGATCTCGGGCTGAAGGACGCCGACAGCACCGTGGTGATGTACGCCGGCAACCTAGGCCATTCCCAGCCCCTGGAGATGGTGGTGGCTGCGGCCCAGCGTTTTGCCGACCAGGGTCGGGCCGACGTGCAGTTCGTGGTCAACGGCGACGGCGTGGCCCGTGCCACGGTGGCTGCCGCGGCCGAGCGGCTGGACAACCTGCACCTGGTGGGCTGGCAGCCGCCGGAGCGTCTCGGAGAGGTGTTGGCAGCCGCCGATCTGCACTTGGTGCTCCTGCGAGCCGGGCTAGGCACCACCAGCGTGCCCTCCAAGGTGTACTCGGTGCTGGCCGCAGGCCGCCCCGTGCTGGCCAGCGTGGACCGGGGAAGCGAGGTGGAGAGGTTGCTGGCCGACTCCGGTGCCGGCCACACGGTGGACCCCGACGACTCCGACGCCTTCTGCGCCGCATTGGCCGAAATGGTCGCTGACCGCGATGGCCTCGCCGAGATGGGACGCCGGGGGAGATCATTCGCAGCCCAAGCCGAGGGGCCCCAGGAGATCGCCGATCGATACCTGGATCTGTTCGGCAAGCTGGTGGACTAG